The sequence below is a genomic window from Dyadobacter chenwenxiniae.
TACAGGATTGGATCAGGGGCGTTCCTGATATGGTAGTTGAAATCGTATCAAAAAGCACTGTTAAAATGGACACGGTTATCAAGAAAGAAATCTATGAACGCTATGGCGTGCAGGAATATTGGCTTTTGAAACCTGAAAAGCGTGTTTTGGAAATTTATTCCCTGACCGATGGGCGATACGAGCTCCATGCATTGTTCGGCGAAAATGATGTTGTCAACTCACCATTATTTCACGATCTGGCATTCAAGCTGAACATCATATTCTAACTTTTGCTTGGTGCCATGCGTCATGTGATTTCGTGGAGAATGCTTATGGAAGTCCACAACATTTGAATTCGGAGACAACTTCCTTAATTTCGGCCTGTACTAATATTTAAAATTCATGGCCGAAATTGCCCCTTCCATACTTGCTGCCGACTTTGCCAATATTCAACGCGATGTAGAAATGCTGAACGCGAGTCAGGCGGATTATATACATGTTGACATCATGGACGGCATGTTTGTGCCCAACATTTCATTCGGGATCCCGGTTTGCAAGGCCGTCTACAAGCATGCTACCAAGCCACTGGATGTACATTTAATGATCGAGCAGCCAGACCGCTATCTCGAGGCTTTCAAAAAAGCGGGCGCTTCTATCCTTACCGTGCATTACGAGGCTTGTCCACATTTGCACCGGACCATCCAGCATATCAAAGAATTAGGTGCGCTCCCAGGCGTTGCATTGAACCCGCATACACCCATAGAGGTGCTTTCTGAGGTTCTGGGTGATGTTTCTTTGGTATTGATAATGTCTGTAAATCCAGGATTTGGTGGCCAAAAGTTCATTCAAAACACCTATCATAAAATAGCCCGGTTGCAGGCTTTGAAAGAAAAATTTGGCTATACATTCAAGATTGAGGTGGATGGCGGCGTTAATCTTGACAATGCGCCAAAGCTGGTTAGCGAAGGCGTGAATATTTTGGTTGCAGGAAGCTTTGTTTTCAATTCGGATGATCCGCTGAAAACCATCGCTGACCTGAAAAACAGCTGAATTTCAAGGTTCCGAAACACCCCGATAATGTTAGAAAATAATTTCAGACCAAAACCATGAAGTGGCACAGATACTTCATATTCAGCATTTTGGCGGCTTCTTGTTTTGCTGCCATTCATGCTTCTCAAAAATCTGAACAGGCCATTCCCAGGTTTCCTTTAAAGATTAGTCCCAACGGTCGCCACATTACGGATAACAATGGCGTTCCGTTTCTTATGGTGGCGGATGTTGCGTGGCAAATGCTTAGAAAACTGGGTTATAATGATGCTGTTCATTACATGGACACGCGCAAGTCGCAGTCATTCAATACATTTCTGGTTCAGCTTCTACCCGCGCTTCCTAACCAGCGGAATTTTAATAAAACACTCCCGTTTCAGGACAACGACATTTCGAAACCCAATAAACTTTACTTCGATTATTTCGACAGGATCATTGCAGCAGCGAAGGAGCGTGATCTGGTCGTAGGCATTGTTGTTTCCCGTAAAAGCTGGAATGCCATTTTCGATGCACAGAATCCCACTGTTTGGAAAAATTATGGAACATATGTAGGTAAGCATTTTGCCAAATACAGCAATGTAATCTGGATCGTCAGTGAGGAAGAGTATCAGACCGCTGCTCAATACGAGGCGATTGCCGACGGAATCCGCTCCGTTTCAGAAGGACAGATCATTGCTTCGCTAAGCACCTGCTCGCCTACGAGCGTGAATGACAGCTCGAAAATCCGGTCGGATCTCAAATTTATCATTCCTGATTCAACCGTTACTCCGGCTGAATACGCCTCGTTGGCCAATTGGCAAAAAAATTCCGCAGAAGCAGCATTGAGACCGTTTTTGATTGCCAATTCAGAATTCCCGAAAGAGATTACCGACCAATCCGTTTTAATCAGAAACCAGGCATATCAGTCTATTATGAGCGCGGCGGCGGGATTTTGTCATATGAGCACGATCAAGAACTTTAACCCAACCTGGAAGGTGAACATTGACAAAGACGGCGCGGAATACATTCACGAACTTGTCAAAATCCTGAAAGGCATTCCCTGGGAATATATGCAACCCGAAAATGTCTCGGAGTTGCTTCCCGACTCCACGGATAAGGCTGAAATCGGCATTGTTTCGCTGTCAAACAAAAAAATGTCTATGCTATATTTGCCCGAATCCAGACCGATTAAACTAAACCTCAGCTATTTGAACGGCAAAGATTTTGCAGCCGTCTGGTATAGTCCGAGAACGGGTAAAAGATGGTCTGGCGGTGAGTTCAAAGAAGCATCGCAAGCCGTCGTTCAACCTCCTGATTCGCAGCCCGGCTGGGACTGGATATTGCTGATTGGTGCAAAAAAATGAGGTTATTAAGGGAGATTTCAGGTTCGATAGTCCTTTTGCAGACGGATTGCTACGCTTGATTTTCATCCATTTTCTTAATAATATTACTATAATGATGCTGCCCGGACCGCGCTCAAAATGAATAAAAGAATACTCGTCAACGTTTTTTTTCTGCTTTCGGCAGTTTTCATAAATAGAGGATACTGTCAGCAAATTTTGTGGGCCAATAAGGTGCTGGGTTATTCATCAGAGAACAGGCCCGTCCAATTCGGGCACGCATTTCGCGCAAAACAAATCCTTGGCATCCCCAATAAACTTCCCGATTTCGGTAACAGCCCCTGCGCATGGATGCCTGCTGACCCTGATGGCCGGAATGAGGAGTGGATTAAAGTGGGTTTCGACAAAACGGTCGCGCTCAAACAGGTCGCGATTGCAGAAAATTTTAATCCGGGCGCCATTGCGCGCGTGTACGCATATGATGAGTCGGGGAAAGAATATTTGATTTCGGACGCCCCGGCTGGTCAGCTCACGGCGAGAGGAAGAATGCTCCGGATCTTTCCAAAACAACAAAATATCCTGGCTAATGCGGTAAAAATCGTACTGCAACCTTCGAAAGTTTCCGGGGCTAATCAAATCGATGCCATAGGGATTTCGGATGACGTTAAGCCTATTGAAGCGGTTATTAACATTGCGAAGGGGCCGCTTTTGAAAACCAAACGTGAAAATATGGGGCCGGCTATTAACAGTCAGGGACAGGAAGTTGCACCCATCATTTCTCCGGACGGCAAAACGCTATTTTTCACCAGAGGCAACTTTTCGGGCAATGTTGGCACGCCTGAAAGGCAGGATATCTGGTATTCAAAACTAAATGAAAAGAATGTCTGGGGACCGGCAATAAATATGGGGCCGCCCCTTAATAACGCCGCCGACAATGCTGTTACCAGTATTTCAGCCGATGGCAAAACAATTTACGTCATCAATGTATATAGTCCGGATGGCTCTATGGCATTAGGGCTGTCGCGGTGCTTCCAGACAAAATCAGGCTGGACCTTT
It includes:
- a CDS encoding Uma2 family endonuclease, with product MKSTETIVWQDWDLSQIINGEEIMSPSPKTPHQKSSRKLQRILEDHADDHDLGEVWDAPMDVIFEENYNRLQPDLIFISKAKEGIVQDWIRGVPDMVVEIVSKSTVKMDTVIKKEIYERYGVQEYWLLKPEKRVLEIYSLTDGRYELHALFGENDVVNSPLFHDLAFKLNIIF
- the rpe gene encoding ribulose-phosphate 3-epimerase, whose protein sequence is MAEIAPSILAADFANIQRDVEMLNASQADYIHVDIMDGMFVPNISFGIPVCKAVYKHATKPLDVHLMIEQPDRYLEAFKKAGASILTVHYEACPHLHRTIQHIKELGALPGVALNPHTPIEVLSEVLGDVSLVLIMSVNPGFGGQKFIQNTYHKIARLQALKEKFGYTFKIEVDGGVNLDNAPKLVSEGVNILVAGSFVFNSDDPLKTIADLKNS
- a CDS encoding apiosidase-like domain-containing protein: MKWHRYFIFSILAASCFAAIHASQKSEQAIPRFPLKISPNGRHITDNNGVPFLMVADVAWQMLRKLGYNDAVHYMDTRKSQSFNTFLVQLLPALPNQRNFNKTLPFQDNDISKPNKLYFDYFDRIIAAAKERDLVVGIVVSRKSWNAIFDAQNPTVWKNYGTYVGKHFAKYSNVIWIVSEEEYQTAAQYEAIADGIRSVSEGQIIASLSTCSPTSVNDSSKIRSDLKFIIPDSTVTPAEYASLANWQKNSAEAALRPFLIANSEFPKEITDQSVLIRNQAYQSIMSAAAGFCHMSTIKNFNPTWKVNIDKDGAEYIHELVKILKGIPWEYMQPENVSELLPDSTDKAEIGIVSLSNKKMSMLYLPESRPIKLNLSYLNGKDFAAVWYSPRTGKRWSGGEFKEASQAVVQPPDSQPGWDWILLIGAKK